In one Cryptococcus deuterogattii R265 chromosome 11, complete sequence genomic region, the following are encoded:
- a CDS encoding solute carrier family 25 (mitochondrial phosphate transporter) member 23/24/25/41, whose protein sequence is MSDNPERDVKIDDMAASSSSSSSEPHYTLSPQPPHADSSIYPLPTDPTPPPQPMSLREAPGPDVFPDHRPTLAEFRAKEGPAVRASKLRALWKSLPPLPSIPDGDEPTPTQKMQLPGQGTTAALSPERAERLRRLYEEELVKRISEKRPDSSLWGGPDDLEPEMRNLKGKNIAWQDFRRFLWDKEKELWDIFQELDHNADGRLDAQEMRAALARSGVDVTPATVSDLVHFLASHSNKEGLPKGARQEGSEEGLYLTFADFRDFLIMLPRKATPFEIYKFYQVRKRFSDGRGAARVDKEGDINISFPKGPNSPQTSTAAGFFSPPKQRKEEDEEFADTPGVYEEEVEIVQEDRHEAWRFLLAGGIAGAVSRTVTAPFDRLKVYLITTDDFSAFNRHPHFNHPLRIGFRAVTNLWGAVQRIYVDGGGLRAFWVGNGLNVTKIFPESAIKFVSYEQSKKFLAKYWDQVSDPSELSSSSRFISGGVGGITSQLSIYGLETLKTRIQSDIGPNQGWSHVVKTAKEMWRAGGVRTYYRGLTLGLIGVFPYSAIDMGTYETLKTAYCRSTDTDEPPVFAVLSFGALSGSIGAASVYPVNLLRTRLQASGSSGHPHKYTGFRDVLQHTLKNEGWRGLYKGLLPSILKVGPAVGVSWIVYEESKRMLGV, encoded by the exons ATGTCAGATAACCCGGAAAGAG ACGTTAAGATAGATGACATGGCagcctcatcgtcatcctcatcctccgaACCCCATTACACCCTCTCACCTCAACCACCTCACGCCGACTCATCAATTTATCCCTTACCTACCGATCCAacgcctcctcctcagcctATGTCCCTTCGCGAAGCCCCTGGACCCGACGTCTTTCCGGATCACCGGCCCACTCTTGCTGAATTCCGCGCCAAAGAAGGTCCTGCAGTAAGAGCTTCAAAACTCAGAGCCCTCTGGAAatcccttccccctcttccatctaTTCCTGACGGTGATGAACCCACACCGACACAAAAGATGCAGCTCCCTGGCCAGGGTACTACCGCTGCCTTGTCACCCGAGCGTGCTGAGAGGTTAAGAAGGCTctatgaagaagaactggTCAAGCGTATTAGTGAGAAGAGGCCGGACAGTTCGTTATGGGGCGGACCTGATGACCTTGAGCCAGAAATGAGGAATTTAAAGGGCAAAAATATCGCATGGCAAGATTTCAGGCGGTTCTTATGGgataaagagaaagagttgTGGGATATCTTCCAAGAACTGGATCATAATGCGGACGGTCGTCTTGATGCGCAAGAAATGAGAGCAGCACTTGCTCGTTCAGGGGTGGACGTCACGCCAGCAACTGTTTCTGATCTTGTCCATTTCCTTGCCAGTCACTCGAACAAAGAAGGATTACCCAAAGGGGCCCGGCAGGAAGGTTCAGAGGAGGGGTTATATCTTACATTCGCCGATTTTAGAGATTTCTTGATCATGTTGCCCAGAAAAGCGACGCCATTTGAAATATACAAGT TCTATCAAGTCCGGAAACGATTCTCTGACGGCCGAGGTGCCGCTCGTGTCGACAAAGAAGGCGATATCAATATCTCCTTCCCCAAAGGTCCTAATTCCCCTCAAACATCCACCGCTGCTGGATTCTTCAGCCCCCCGAAACaacggaaagaagaagacgaagagttTGCCGACACCCCCGGAGTGTacgaggaggaagttgaaATTGTGCAGGAAGATAGGCATGAGGCGTGGAGGTTCCTCTTGGCGGGTGGTATTGCCGGTGCCGTATCGCGGACGGTGACGGCTCCATTTGACAGGCTGAAAGTCTACCTCATCACGACTGATGATTTTTCGGCCTTTAATCGCCATCCGCATTTCAACCATCCTTTACGAATTGGTTTCAGGGCGGTCACGAACCTGTGGGGAGCGGTGCAGAGGATTTATGTGGATGGTGGAGGACTGAGAGCGTTCTGGGTTGGGAATGGGTTGAACGTGACAAAGATCTTCCCT GAATCCGCTATCAAATTCGTCTCATACGAACAATCCAAAAAATTCCTCGCCAAATACTGGGATCAAGTCTCAGACCCATCAGaactctcctcctcttcccgcTTCATCTCTGGCGGTGTCGGCGGTATCACCTCCCAACTGAGCATTTACGGTCTCGAAACACTCAAAACGCGGATACAGAGCGATATCGGTCCGAACCAAGGATGGAGCCATGTCGTCAAGACCGCAAAGGAAATGTGGAGAGCCGGAGGGGTCAGGACGTATTATCGCGGACTGACTTTGGGTCTGATCGGCGTTTTCCCGTATAGTGCGATTGATATGGGAACGTATGAGACACTCAAGACGGCGTATTGTCGGTCGACAGATACGGATGAGCCGCCTGTATTTGCTGTACTCTCGTTTGGAGCGCTTTCAGGGTCTATTGGCGCTGCATCTGTTTATC CTGTCAATCTCCTTCGAACACGTCTCCAAGCCTCCGGCTCATCTGGTCACCCACATAAATACACAGGCTTCCGCGACGTCTTGCAGCATACGCtcaagaatgaaggatggagaggcCTTTATAAAGGGTTGTTGCCTAGTATATTGAAGGTGGGCCCAGCGGTGGGTGTTAGCTGGATTGTTTACGAGGAGTCAAAGAGGATGCTGGGTGTTTAA